GGGACGCGCGTCCCGGCAGCAGGTAGTTGTGGGCGTCGTGAGAAAGTGCCGCCCTGCTGCTGGTTGTTGAAACATCCCCGCGAAATGGCCGGAGCTGAGCGTGGGTGCACCTCGGGGCTCTTGCTTTAGCTCGCCAGCTTTGAGTGGCTGAGGCATGCGGGCATGCTCCCTGTCGCGGCGCAGAATGGAACCCTCCCGTAGGGGTTAAATTTCTACCAGCTTAACTTAAGTGGCtagaggtggggttttttttaccgTTTTAAGGAAAACGCGTAGATGGCCAGAGTGGATAGAGTGCGAGCTTTATGTTTCTGCATCTGTACAAGGTATTATGTTGTACAGGTTGTGGTATATGAGGCCTGACCACTTCATATCGTGGGGGATAtatttctcccccctccccccccccccccccttaagtAATGTGAAGTGACTAAACGTGAAGTTTCGAAAGCCATTCTGTAGTTCTAAATGCCATTTTGAAGTTATAAACTTTGGCACACTGAATGCTGATTATAAACTGTGGTGAGGTAGTCGTAACCTATGGACCtctttgctttatgtttttaatttatttattttaacaacattttGGATCATTGTAAGATCTGTAAGTTGTGTAATGGCATCCTACAAAATTACAGTGACGGGGTTAGAGTTCATATGTTTCTAGTTCCTTTTATATAAGAAACGACTGGACATTCTACGTTGTCAGGTTTGCTGGAGTACAATACAGAGTtgacagaaaactgttttccttttaaaaagggtTTAGATTTATCTATTTCTCAGACATGTTTAAATGCATGTTGGTTACTGAGCAAAGTAAAGGAAGTTACTGAACATCTGCTGCTTGAGGTCACATTGAGGGGCAAGAAGATACTAATTTCTAATATGTCGAGTCACTGTAGTGGCCTTTATGAATTTGGAGAATGAAAGGAAGTTCTTGGGGAacttaccattttttttccactcaatGAATACTCAGTTATGCGTTCGGAAGAGTTTCAGCtatctgttcttttctgcttgtgtCTGCCTCAGCGTGtttttttatagttttacaGAGTTGTTAGAAAACTCTGCTCAGGTTTCCAGCCaagcctccccccaccccactaCAGAACTTCTTTGTTAAATCAAGAGTGGCACAAGAGGAGGAAGTACGCTGTGTTGTTTTTCTGCCCTTGGTAATGTTCACAGCACCTTTCAATATAGTTGGTTCTACACTGTTAAGGTGGTCTTCAGTATTTAATTCAGAtaattactgtaaaatattacaCCTTTCTTTAATGAAGAGTACTGTTATTAATAAGTATCCTATTGAACATGTTACTGTAATTTAGTAtagtttttctttcactcttcctttttttgtctaACCCCTTCATCTGGGTTAGTCCTGGTAATGAGTAGTTTGAGCTTgttttgaaacagctttttaacTTCACAATTCAATGAACTGTGCTGTGATCTGCAGCCACTACAGTATGTTGCTGTGAAAATTGAAACTTTAGAAGAATAGAATTTCAGTTGTGTATGTGTTCCTCTGAACCAACAACTGTTCTAATTGAAGGTGATTGATAAGAACAACAGAATCCATTCACTATTAGCATTAATGCATGACGTTGAATATCTCATTACCTTGTGGTGTTCAGCAGCTTTGTAAATGACTCCTTCTGTCTCAGCTTTCTCTGAACTTTTGCTTGTTGTCTCCTATATGGTAGGAAAGGACAGAATTATATTTGCGACCAAGGAGGACCATGAGACACCAAGCACTGCTGAGCTGGTTGCAGATGACCCAGATGACCCTTATGAAGAACAAGGTTAGTAGTAAGCAGAATAATGGAAGTAAGGAGTGATACATCACATATATCATAGTCTAACaatcttaaaaaacaagaacaacagaaaacaaatcttgtATGAAGTAGGAACaaattattcattcatttttaaagtctgaGGGCAGCTGGTTATTCAGTAGATAAACACCCAAACTCTTAGCAGTTTTAACTTCCAAATTAGGACATCACAAATTACATGCTTTCCTTACAGTGGGGTGTTTTTCTGCACTTTTAATGATCTTTCAAAATGGCCTGTTCAAATACATCAGTTGATGGCTTATAGTTTTGGTTAGTAGCCAGAGAtattcagaaaacacttttcctttcttttattaacAAAGTTAGAGCTTAGCCAGTGAAAACTATGGTggttttttcactgttttaaatGACAAAGTGCAATTTTTAGAGAAGTTGAAGTGAGTTACATACCACTGTCATTGATGTGAGTTGCTCACCTGCCTGTGTGCAGCTGAAATGGCCTCATTTCGTGATCTCTGAATATCTGATTTAATATAAATTGTGTCTGACTAATCCTGTACTATACTAGTAGCAATATAATCAATAACTAGTAGTAATATCTTTCAATGGCATGTGACAGGTAAGTTCAAATTACTCGGTTTTCAACTGTAACCATCTTGCCTTGAAAAGATGTAAGTTAAAGTTTTCAGTGAAGATTACAGTTCTTATATGAAGTAGATCTAACCTGCAAATGGAGATTTAAGAGAGCAGAATATTTCTGAGATCAAGACTTGTAATATTCTGATTGCACAGAGCATGTTTTAGGTTGCTTCTAATGGGTAAATGAAATAATCTTCCTATAATGACGATTAAATAAATTTTGCCCTAGGTTAATACATTGTCATGAACATCTGTGAATTTGGGTTAAACTTTTTTGTAATTGCCTTTATGCTTACAGGTCTTTTAGCCTCTTCACTTTGTGTGAAGTGATCTCATTGCTTTCAACTCAGCTGAGATGGAAGTAAATGCTTTCCcctttttgaaattttgttaGAAAGTAAAAGTTATGCAAGTGGCTTTGTGACCTTCAGAGGGCACTGTTTAAGCACAGTTTAGCAGCTGGAGCACACAGGGTCGCTTTGTTAGCTGCTATGGTATGTAGTTTAGTTTGAACCCTATCTTCCtatgtcattaaaataatttttttcgTACATAGATTTGTGTTGAAATGATTTTGCATTTAGCTGCCTATCTTGGCTTCATTACGACTGTATGTAGTCAGTAGATATATCTAAAAGTTTTGCTCGTCAGCAGTGGTGAGTCCCTTCAGTTTTATAATGACCCAAATGAGAACAATGAGagaatttcagtttcagaaagatatttaaaaactgcagtttaGTATCTGTCGGGAATTCTTCTACCTCATATTTTCAGGTAGATTGTTTCACTGGCTAAGACCCAATACCCAAACTGCCTATTTGGTGGAAACAATCTATGCTTGCAGATTTATCATCATCTTCACCATGGGAATGGTGCTTCAGCCCCTAAAGATTTCAAATAGAGACCCCTACAGGCAATAAAATCTACATGGCACTTATATTTGTTACTGCCTTGACCAGGATGGAAGATGGAACCTACAAATGATTCACGTAAAGTAGTTCATCCTTAGGTGGAAAACAGTGTCTGAGGAGAGCTCATTTTTAAGAGTATTTGCTCCTGTCAGTATGCTATGTGGAAGTGAAACAAAATCAGAGTTTTTAACTCCTGTCTCAGGCAAATTTAAAATCCATTATTGGTCTGTTAAGTGAAGAGTTAACAGCCTCTGATGATCAGACGGCGGAATTAAGTTCCCTATTCCTTTTCTGTGGCCTGTGgctttctgtttcctctgaaaaactggaaactgtttgcaaaataaagcaaagaaagataGTTTTTCTAGATATCACATCTGGAGAACATAAAAACCCTTAGAGATTATATCATTCACTGAACTGTTAAGTCACCTTGTGTGGTGTACAGCTAAACAAAGTGGCTTGCTGTTTAGCTAAGTAAATTTGTGTATGCAATCTGTATTGATGTTACCTGTGGTTGTTTAAAGTTCACTATCTTCCCCCTTATAATCATTCATGGTCTTTGGTgataattaaatattctgttAGTAAAAGGTGTCTATGTAGCAACAACATGTGGATGCATATTGGTCCTATAACTAAGCATGTATTTTTGACACcggcttttaaaaagaaggggaagggtGCCTGTCTCAGATCTAGCATAATAGAGAGAGATACTACAAAGGCTTGCAATGTGAACATAGAAAACAATTCTCTTGGTACCTCTAAAGAGGGattctcttccttctgtctcaTGCCCTGCACCTCCGCcccaaattattctttttctggttGTACATATACCACAAGTATATAGTCTTGTGCCATATATTTGGGTAATAAACTAGCCAAAATTAAAAGAGCCACTTCTTCCTTGTGTAAATGCCATATTCATTGATTCCTCTTATGTGTATTTTGCTGGATATGGAAAGGCCATGGTGAGGAGGGGAGGTAGTAGGGTTTTTTCTTAGCAATCCTGTATTTACAGCATGTTAGGTCACTTGCTTCCTGAACTATagagcagggaagaaaacagagaaagccagAAGCTAGTTATGTCAGGGACACCTTACAGTGaaaatgtgtgtctgtgtgatTCAAAATGAGAAACTCTGTAAACTCTGTTTAAATACTGTTAATAagttttggttggggttttttggtggtgtttttttgtttgggtccccccccccttcttagCATGTGGTAAGTTACTGCCATGTTTTAAGGGTTCTCTGAAAACTTCTCACTTGAACAATCTCGGGCTACAGTGCCTCAGACCAAAACAGTGAAACAATTGACATATCACAGAATGTAGCTGCATCTAATGGGAGTGAGATTTGTGGGCAGGAAAGACATATGGGCAAAATGTTTTGGAATATGTTGAAGTGTAGAAGCTCTGTCTCgtgtggtttttatttaaaagaaaattggagAGGACTTTGCTGTATATAAAGCAACATGCAGGCTTTTCTAATTTAGCTTCTACTTTGAATAGAAGACTAGGTTTCCAATGTTCAACTTCTGTGGCATAATTAACTGTAATGactcttttcatcttttctgctgTGCTATACACAGAACAGTCATATCTGGGAAAGAATAGATTTATTATACCATAATCTGCATTGTTTTCTAATACAGCTGAAACTGttgtttgaggttttgtttttttgtagGGGCCTTTTTCATACTTAAGATAAACATGTAGTTTGGTATTTTTGGATAGTTGTTGTGTTGCTTCAGGCATTAACAGATATTAGTCTTTGAGCAGTCTACTTTAGTCAGTAGATCACTCAGGAAAACTTGTGCTCTGTTTcccttggaagaaaataaagttgtatagtattcttttttatttctatcagttgtgagatttatttatttattttgttctatcAGTTATGAGATTTTGATAGGCAAAATGTTAATGCCTCACTTTAAGCcaaaaacattgaaagaaatgaagccaTGTGAAACGGGAAGGCAGACAAACCAGGGTAGGTTCCAAGTTAGCGTTTCATATTGCAGCATATCTCAAAGTTCACTGTAAGTGCATTTTAACAGCTCTGGCTGATGGAAACAAATTAAGAACTCATTTGCAGCAGTTTTGAAATAGTATTCTCACTGTAAAGCTTGTTTCTGGTCTTATGTGTTGCAGATGGAAGaatttaaatgtgaaagatCTCTAGTTTTCATCGAGAGCTTTGCTCCCATCAGTtagaataatttcttattttattaggCTTATATGAAGAAGGCACTGGTGAGTTTTATgcttgaaaagtaatttttattagCATTACAGCTGTGATAGGAGAGTTGGCTAAAAGTGCTTATGAAATTGCACCTCAAACACAGGTTGTTGCtgtcctctcccttctctgtttttccagacTTGTTCCTGTCATCTTATTTGAGAGGCAGTTTTGAAATGGTTTCCACAGAGGACTGATGAAGCAAAAACCCtaattcttttaagaaagaacTTTATGAATGATCAGATGTACAGGACTGTTTTTATGATGTCCCTTTCAATCCTGCTTCCTATGTGTCTGTCATCTTACATTGTGAATCATTGGCAGATAAACTTGTTATTGGAATGTTTGTCATATAACAGGGAAGAAACTTTTCTCAGAACAGTGGGACTTCATTACAGCAAGTACAAAGACAAGTGTTGACATAAATGCAGATGGGCCTGCCTTCATCCATGATATTAACAGATCCCATGAGCTAAGAGAGATTAGGTTGTGTGACATCAGCAGTTAATTGCTAACGCAAGCCTTGATCTGCTATGATGTAAacagggttgttttttctgCAAGCGCAGGCTCAAGTAGATTATGACCTACTGGATCAATGAGGTTCAGgctgcatttgaaagaaatcttaaatcaattttaattaaaaatagtaatcCCATCTATTGCAGACTTGCAATTCAGGGAGAGTGATGGatgaaatttgtttctgttttaattgtgTTGTAAGCTAGCTGATACACTTACTCATTGAAGTGTGCATTCTTCTGTAATTATCAGTGAAGAAATGCTTGCCTTattcatctgtatttttgttttgtttttttaaagcatgactTCTGTGTATATAACATCCGAAACTGATGCTATTTCAGTGATCAAATAAGTGCAAACCAATGCTCATGTAATATATAAGAATGTATTGTTTATGGGATGACTGTTACATTGTTGTTAAAATTTGCATGCTTACAAGGCAGATCTGATTCTAAAaggaacaatttattttaagagaatTATTTTACAAGTAATTTTATTGCTGTGATGTCTTCAGGAACATTTCAAAActcttcatgtattttttctttttgaagtattaggaaaaatgacTGTTTAAAATGACAGGTTGGTGTTAGTGAGGAGGAATACAGGACTTCAAAATCTAGTTTACAAAACAAGCTGTGTTTCTTCTACGCTGTATGATCAACATCTTCCGCTTTGTCATCCTTGGCAATAAGGAATCTGGCACCAGCCATCCATTTCCTTGTCTCAgaagttctgcttttcttccaggcAGCTAGAGATGCCATGATGCACTGTACTAGGTATATCTTCTCAGTACAGTGATTATTACAGATACTTTACAAAACTATCTTGCCAAATAAAGCATGATCTATGAAAAATGACAGTATTACTGTAGTTGGCTAAATCATGCTAAGGAGGCTGTTActttctgtaatgaaaaggagacTGATCAACACAGAGATTGACTGACTCAGTGTAATTTTCTGCTGAACTGCATTGACTGAGTTAGAGCACATAGTTGATGAATTGCAAATCAGagtaaaattttcctttcattccttttgATGTAGCAATAAATATGATTGAGTTGCTTTTACTCTACTGGTACATAAGATTCATCATATTGTGGCCTAGTGTCCAAGGAGTTGCTAGTGGGAGTGAAACTTACGTCTGGGACTTCACAATCCCACAGGACAAAGACAATAAGTAGGCTTATTGAATTCTGTGGGAGTATTTCAGTTACATCAGGCCCGAAATATAATTTCATGTTCGGATCAGAATTAGTGCAACTTTTATTACCTGACAATGGTATTTTCATACCTGCTTCTAAAGGGAAAGTACTTAAACTTCAGGTTTATGCACATGCTGTTAGCTTCTGCAGAAACTCAACCTGGAGATGAAGTTAGGGAAGTTtactggagaggaggagagcaaaCTGTTAAAGTGGAGAAGAAAACCAGCTTGGATCACAGCACAGTATTTCTCGTTCTTCATGGATGAACATATCTACATGTGTGTTCatgcaaagcagagaaagggaatgGAGATGTATTGCTTTAGAGCAATATATTAGAGACTCTAGAAGCCCACACAACCAAGTCTGTTATATTACATTTCTATACCTGACAGTTTGAAAGGTTTTCTAAAACTTACAGAGGAAATGAGTTCTCTGGCTTGCTGCTTGAACTTCATTGTGCAAATCATTTGATATCTCAAAGAACATATGCCCATTTAAATCTTCACCTTGCTATTCCatcactgaagtatttcagtgaTGACTTTAACTGTTCTAGAGCAGAAATTTACAGCTGTTCCAGTTTAGAGTCTAAAATGAGACCTAACTCACTTCCAGTTGTGATCTAAAGCGCAATTTGGTTTCTGGGAACCAGACAGGCTGGCATGCTCTCGCTGTTCCTTGTGTTCTGTGGCATGTGACTTAATCTGTGTCTTgcaaataaactgatttttgtttttgtaattctgcttttccagttgCAATTTTAAGGGGGAAAGTTGTGCGTTAGTATTCCAGAgttcatttaaaacaagaagaaaaaggcatcCATCCAACttgatttaaaagaatttagTCTTAATACTGGAATTAAATTCTTATGACTTGTGTGACACAATTTTAAGGCTTGCTTGTTCCCCTGACAGTCTGGCAAGTGGATTGACTTGACTTCAATCTGTTTTGCAGTTTCCTTAGAATATTCTCAGTGGTCTGTAGTCCAGGGCAAAGACTTAATTCAGGCATGGATATAGAACTAATTTCACTTCTGCCCAGTAGAGAATCATACAGATCAGAGATAGAAACAGACTGGCCAGGAAGTGAAAGGTGTTTAGCACAGTTGAAGCTACAGAACTAATATGGCATTGTTAGTACTTCAACTTATACCTGCAACCTAGCAGCTTTAACTGAATGAAATCCATTTTTGAAAGGAGCGCttaacttttcttctctcttgtttGTTCAGGATTGATATTGCCCAACGGAGATATCAATTGGAATTGCCCATGTCTGGGTGGAATGGCTAGTGGTCCCTGTGGGGAACAGTTCAAGTCAGCCTTTTCTTGTTTCCACTAtagcacagaagaaataaagggaTCAGACTGTGTGGACCAATTCCGTGCCATGCAGGAATGCATGCAAAAATACCCAGATCTTTACCCTCAAGaggatgaaaatgaagaaaaagagaagtcaaGCAAAGATTTGGAAGCTGCTCCTATGGTGGCTTCTGCTGCCAAAGAGGAGAAGGGATCTAGCTAATGAAGATGCAAGGAGGCTCTTGTctccatttctcattttcagagaCATGGACTTTTACAGTATGTCTGTCTTCTGAGTTGTCAAGAAATGTTTCACCATTGTTCTATACACTGTATCATagtaaataatttattgctGAAGGAGAAATCTCAGTGCTACAGGCTTGCaaataaatactgcaaaaagaACAAGTATGTGTATGTACTGTGTAACCTGCTATCAGACACAGTTAATACTTTAACAACTGGTTTTTACCCTCAAGTTCTCCTTGAATTTTGACTTGAATAATGTCTTTAAACATATAGCTTTCAACTAAAATTCCACTACTACACCAGGTCTGTCTTCATTTCAGTATGTTCTGATCAACAGCTgctcttttttaatgtattctgtTCTATTAATAGAAATTGCATTaaatgattgtttttccttaaagattttttttttgccagagtGATACAGGACATTGAAAATGGCCTAAATCTAGagtttgtaaaataatttcaaatgatctttttaaattatggttGCATTTTACTACCGGCATCAGGTAAGAACTgccagaaaaatgttgaaatgcaTATCTTTGATTTCATTTACTTATTGTGATGgcttttgcatatttaaaaatggtGTGTTGTGCAACCACTGATAAAGATGAATGGAAAGAATGTTGGTCACTGgctttatttttgctctgaaacCACATTTTTTGGGTTCCTTTAGTTAGTACCTGCTCCTTCAGTGTATAGACAGGCTCTTGTAAAATACTTTGAGAATACAAGGAAAATGTTACCTGGTATAATGATGGCAAAACAGATACTGTGACGTAAGtgcatattaaaaagcaaatactttttaCCTTCGTTGAAAGCTCCTGTGTCTCTGTGGTATGGTTTTTCGTTAACACTGCTTGAATCTGAGAACTCTTCTGCGTTGTAAGCAGACTTTGAATCAATTTGTTGGTTGTGAAGATCAGTTGCTACAGCTTGTcagatttttattcttgtcCCATTcattcctccccagcccaggcaggaaggcataaaaaatgtaaagcattttCAGTAGCTATAGTAGACTGGATCATGAACCAGCACAACAGAGGACCTGAACacctattaaaatatttgaaaattactttagaggtgcaaataatttaataaattcaCTATAGTTTAATACCTGTGGATAAGGGAATGCtacattgttttttttcctagcaaaatgTAGGCTGTGAGAATtgtattagaaaacaaataGTACCTGTGGCTTTAGTAACTGTTCCTTGCAGggttggttgttggtttttgtttttctttttttttttttttctctccttatgTGTTGGTTAACTTAACCAAAGCATAAAAAGTTGTAGTGGCAATAATGCAGCCCAGTAAGTCTAGTGATGTTTAAACACTTGCCTGTCTCTGTGGGCAGCAGTCTTGAGCCCTCAGCAACATTGTTTCCATGTAATGTCTTGGTATCTTGTTGTTTGCATAAGTTATTTCAGTGTTAGTGATGATGCTTCTGAATGTTTGAGGGgaatttctgttaaattttaCAGTGTGTTTGAGCTGTTTATATTTCAGTACAACTGTTGGATCCTCAAAAAAATTGTAGGCAATAAAGTGGCAGACAACTGCTCAGTTCTGAGGGCATGGATAGCAGGTACTCTCAGcatctcttttaaaagaagcaaagtgTGACAGAGCTTCTCAGTGTGACTCTTTCAGGCGtaggaagacaaatgccaaGTTAACTTGAGTAAATGggcacaaaagcagcagtgatAAACCTTGGCACATAGGCAATTGGaccatgaaaatgaaatcttagGCAATCAGATAAACACTGGgcaccaaataaaaaaaaaaaaaaatcacatgcacCCAAGCTTTTGGTTGTTCAAATGGAAATCCAATGCGTTACTTGTGAAGAAGCAAGAGCTGTTTGTGAAGGGGTGCTCTGTTCTAAGAATGGCTTGCCTcctattttttctgctgtgcttttctttcccacGTTGCCTCAATGCTCTACAGGTTTTGGATTTATCCTCTGTAACAGTATTTATAGCATCTgtgcacaaaacaaaatgcaagaatCCTGGTCTCACAGTAGCTAGGGACCTGAACCTAATACTGACAGAGGGAACTTGCAGCATATAATCTAACATATTTGAAGGCGTGTTTAGGATGGAGTTGCTTCTTTCTGATTCTGCTGTGGCTTGGTAACCTGTTGTACTAGATCCAGTACAAGTATGGAATATGTGTAAGGGCCTTACGTcagaaactgtgaaaaatgCTGTGTAATGTGTTTGAGGTGTTTTGAGAAAGGAAGTCATAGCTCTAATCCTAAAGAGGTCTTTGTAGAAAttatcactttcttttcctcctatCCTTGTCAAATTAGAAACTAGCGTAACTGTCATCACTTCACTGCATTTGCATTCTGGATAATCCCTTAAAAGTGGAAGTGATGTAACttgggctaaaaaaaaaaaaaaagttgttcattctcctcacctcttttttttttttttctct
This region of Gymnogyps californianus isolate 813 chromosome 13, ASM1813914v2, whole genome shotgun sequence genomic DNA includes:
- the CHCHD4 gene encoding mitochondrial intermembrane space import and assembly protein 40, producing MSYCRQEGKDRIIFATKEDHETPSTAELVADDPDDPYEEQGLILPNGDINWNCPCLGGMASGPCGEQFKSAFSCFHYSTEEIKGSDCVDQFRAMQECMQKYPDLYPQEDENEEKEKSSKDLEAAPMVASAAKEEKGSS